One part of the Bacteroidota bacterium genome encodes these proteins:
- a CDS encoding T9SS type A sorting domain-containing protein, whose amino-acid sequence MFSSFLLLTLCFTSQPLLAQDTVQARVCTRDASGNIPLQGTTIVAQIADQQPVAGTTSSDGCVYIQIEPPTSTSTEDELPTRGFQVAAPYPNPVQQAVSIPFSADLSQQVTLSLYDITGREVLSAFDAQVTAGYHRFNVDMGGLVPGLYVYRIQSAGGVVSGKVVKAIGSTGGGVHATLDAGYEIVPEFPEVRASASQPQDMIVTFDAVRQGYLSARTTQDISNGTEITLQMEQLLPGVPSAPLLLSPANGAVGILEAGVSVAWLGDDLADYYAVQVSQSSEFTSVDFQQENLSGTTASITGLDPATTYFWRVRSTGADGTSEWSLAYRFTTVDNGVPLPGIPAPESPANGTNNVVLPTAQLVWSTASNALNYNVQVATSSDFTGLILDAAALPATTTTTPDLAGGTTYFWRVQANGEGGTGDWSNAYSFSTEQVGSIPDTPVLSAPMDGAVDQVTSNLLLSWQNAAGASTYNMQLSTVSDFSLIAQESGGISTNAAAVFELAGNQTYFWRIQASGPGGLSEWSIPYSFTTAGETSSLTPPTLLAPSDGATGISPSSSGFSWDAVAGASNYTLQVTTVSDFSVIVHEKGEVAGTSEVVTGLVANTEHFWRVRANDAGGSSDWSAVFSFTTGEGGSSNEMIALDLMSPSDSYYGLHGGLVDNGTPTVTATNGKIVIVAISMSNGFQEYNRFIELYENHPDMADQIELVNCAVGGSAIERWIETNNDLWSKCKDKVTNKHSLDQVKVIWAKNADQFTEHGLTLPDPNADYYDLVNNIGSLMQRIHAEFPSVQAVFNSSRIWGGYVSDNKQAARGEPISYEGGFATNTVIEQFQQGQISNAPPWIGWGPYIWANGTTPNASGIFWDLSDFQDGGVNQHPSANGAKKVADALHEFFMQFDWYRR is encoded by the coding sequence ATGTTTAGCAGCTTTCTGCTGCTCACACTCTGCTTTACCAGCCAACCCCTCTTAGCACAAGACACCGTTCAGGCACGCGTTTGTACCCGCGACGCCAGTGGCAACATACCGTTGCAGGGCACAACCATTGTCGCCCAGATTGCTGATCAGCAGCCCGTCGCTGGTACGACCTCATCTGACGGGTGTGTGTACATCCAAATTGAACCGCCGACTTCTACCAGCACTGAAGACGAATTGCCAACGCGCGGATTCCAGGTTGCCGCGCCTTATCCTAACCCAGTTCAGCAGGCCGTCTCAATTCCGTTCTCTGCTGACTTGAGCCAGCAGGTGACACTTTCTCTTTATGATATTACAGGACGGGAAGTTCTTTCTGCCTTCGACGCACAGGTCACAGCCGGCTACCATCGGTTCAATGTAGATATGGGCGGGCTTGTACCCGGACTCTATGTGTACCGCATCCAGTCAGCAGGCGGTGTGGTTTCTGGTAAAGTTGTCAAGGCTATTGGCAGCACCGGCGGTGGTGTGCATGCAACCCTTGATGCCGGCTATGAAATTGTACCGGAATTCCCTGAGGTGCGTGCGAGCGCATCACAACCACAGGATATGATAGTCACGTTTGATGCGGTGCGTCAGGGCTACCTGTCCGCTCGTACAACGCAGGATATCTCTAATGGCACCGAAATAACGCTACAGATGGAGCAGCTGTTGCCAGGCGTGCCTTCTGCGCCCCTTTTGCTTTCGCCGGCCAACGGCGCTGTAGGCATCCTCGAAGCCGGCGTATCTGTTGCATGGCTGGGTGACGATCTTGCGGACTATTACGCCGTGCAGGTTTCTCAAAGCTCTGAATTTACAAGTGTAGATTTCCAGCAGGAAAACCTCAGCGGCACAACTGCTTCCATTACCGGCCTCGATCCAGCGACAACCTATTTCTGGCGCGTCCGCTCAACCGGTGCAGATGGCACCAGTGAATGGTCGCTGGCCTATCGTTTTACAACCGTTGATAACGGTGTGCCACTACCGGGCATACCGGCCCCTGAAAGTCCGGCCAACGGTACAAACAACGTTGTGCTACCAACAGCGCAGCTTGTCTGGTCTACAGCCTCGAATGCATTGAACTACAATGTGCAGGTTGCAACCAGTAGCGACTTCACAGGGCTGATTCTGGATGCTGCAGCATTACCGGCAACCACGACTACAACACCTGATCTGGCCGGCGGCACCACCTATTTCTGGCGCGTGCAAGCCAATGGGGAAGGGGGCACAGGCGATTGGTCAAATGCCTACTCGTTCTCAACCGAGCAAGTTGGGTCAATTCCCGATACACCCGTACTTTCTGCGCCAATGGATGGTGCAGTTGATCAGGTAACGTCGAACCTTCTGCTTTCATGGCAGAATGCAGCCGGCGCGTCTACCTACAACATGCAGTTGTCCACTGTATCAGATTTCTCGTTGATTGCACAGGAGTCTGGCGGCATCAGTACCAATGCAGCGGCTGTATTCGAGTTGGCAGGCAACCAGACTTATTTCTGGCGTATCCAGGCAAGTGGCCCGGGTGGACTTAGCGAATGGTCCATTCCTTACAGCTTTACAACGGCCGGCGAGACTTCCTCGCTTACGCCGCCAACATTGCTGGCGCCATCTGACGGTGCAACCGGTATTTCGCCCTCTTCATCCGGCTTTAGCTGGGACGCGGTAGCGGGTGCTTCGAACTATACGTTGCAAGTTACCACGGTGAGCGACTTCTCTGTAATTGTACATGAAAAGGGAGAAGTTGCCGGCACGTCTGAAGTGGTGACGGGGCTTGTTGCAAACACCGAGCATTTCTGGCGCGTGCGCGCAAACGATGCCGGCGGTTCTAGCGATTGGTCAGCTGTGTTCAGCTTTACCACGGGCGAAGGTGGTTCAAGTAATGAAATGATTGCCCTTGACCTGATGAGTCCGTCTGATTCTTACTATGGCCTCCATGGCGGATTGGTAGACAATGGCACGCCAACAGTAACGGCCACAAATGGCAAAATTGTGATCGTCGCAATTTCCATGAGCAATGGTTTCCAGGAGTACAACCGCTTTATCGAGTTGTATGAAAACCATCCGGACATGGCAGATCAGATCGAACTGGTCAACTGTGCGGTAGGGGGCAGCGCCATTGAGCGTTGGATCGAAACCAACAACGACTTATGGTCCAAGTGTAAAGACAAAGTGACCAACAAGCATTCACTCGATCAGGTGAAAGTTATTTGGGCCAAAAACGCTGACCAGTTCACCGAGCATGGGCTGACGTTGCCGGATCCGAATGCTGACTATTATGACCTGGTGAACAACATCGGTAGCTTGATGCAGCGGATTCACGCTGAATTCCCTTCCGTGCAGGCAGTCTTCAACTCCAGCCGCATTTGGGGAGGCTACGTGAGTGATAACAAGCAGGCTGCACGTGGCGAGCCTATCTCATACGAAGGCGGTTTCGCGACAAATACGGTCATAGAGCAGTTCCAGCAAGGACAGATCTCGAACGCTCCGCCGTGGATTGGTTGGGGCCCTTACATCTGGGCGAACGGTACTACGCCAAATGCCAGTGGCATTTTCTGGGACCTTTCAGACTTCCAGGATGGCGGCGTCAATCAGCATCCATCTGCAAATGGAGCGAAAAAGGTAGCAGACGCCTTGCACGAGTTTTTTATGCAGTTTGACTGGTATCGCCGTTAA
- a CDS encoding neutral zinc metallopeptidase — MRWKSGRRSSNVEDRRGGRAPMGRGVKIGGGAAIIALLLTLLLGQDPTGILQQMSEPQTQSVPNQANAAQDEAADFVSVVLADTEDTWKGLFAAAGSRYINPKLVLFSDAVNSACGYNTAATGPFYCPGDQKIYLDLSFLRELQRFGAHGDFAVAYVIAHEVGHHIQRIVGTEQQVRQTQRRVSKQQSNQLSVAMELQADCYAGVWAHHAHKQRQILEQGDVEEGLNAAASVGDDRMQRMAGQRIQPEAFTHGSSEQRARWFRRGLETGDTNQCDTFS; from the coding sequence ATGCGCTGGAAATCAGGCCGACGCAGCAGCAACGTAGAAGACCGACGCGGTGGCCGTGCCCCTATGGGCCGCGGCGTCAAAATTGGTGGCGGTGCAGCCATCATTGCGTTGCTACTCACCTTACTACTCGGACAGGATCCTACTGGCATTCTGCAACAAATGAGCGAGCCGCAAACGCAGTCTGTGCCTAACCAGGCCAATGCTGCGCAAGACGAAGCAGCAGACTTCGTTTCAGTTGTCCTGGCTGATACCGAAGACACCTGGAAAGGATTGTTTGCAGCAGCCGGCTCTCGCTATATCAATCCAAAACTTGTTCTTTTTTCTGATGCCGTGAATTCCGCCTGTGGCTATAACACAGCGGCTACCGGTCCTTTTTACTGCCCCGGTGATCAGAAAATTTACCTCGACCTGAGCTTTCTCCGAGAGCTCCAACGGTTTGGCGCCCATGGAGATTTTGCCGTTGCTTATGTAATTGCACACGAAGTAGGGCATCACATCCAGCGCATTGTAGGTACCGAGCAACAGGTTCGACAAACACAACGCCGTGTCAGCAAGCAGCAGTCAAACCAACTCTCGGTAGCCATGGAATTGCAGGCGGATTGCTATGCCGGCGTGTGGGCCCATCATGCGCACAAACAACGCCAGATCCTTGAGCAGGGAGACGTCGAAGAAGGCCTGAACGCTGCAGCATCTGTCGGTGACGACCGGATGCAACGCATGGCTGGGCAACGTATTCAGCCGGAAGCTTTCACCCACGGCTCCTCCGAACAACGGGCACGCTGGTTCAGACGTGGGCTCGAAACGGGAGATACTAACCAATGTGACACGTTTTCCTAG
- a CDS encoding DNA-3-methyladenine glycosylase 2 family protein, with protein sequence MLSDPTARNDADFQTGVETLVKRDADLARLVARDGTPPMWRRKPGFATLVHIILEQQVSLASAQAAFDRLQAALSDFSPTAFLDLSDDALKEIGFSRQKTRYVRGLSESLLRGTLSLETLSLQHDDAIRANLTQLKGIGRWTADIYLLMALGRLDVWPGGDLALVKSIRQVKQLPVTATADDLATIASAWQPWRSVAACILWNHYLIHMTRRAVTNS encoded by the coding sequence ATGCTGAGTGACCCTACTGCTCGAAATGATGCTGATTTTCAGACTGGTGTAGAGACGCTGGTAAAACGAGATGCAGACCTGGCCAGGCTGGTGGCCCGCGATGGTACACCTCCGATGTGGCGCCGCAAGCCCGGGTTTGCTACGTTGGTACACATTATACTGGAACAGCAAGTGTCGCTGGCGTCAGCACAGGCTGCCTTCGATCGGTTGCAGGCAGCGTTATCTGATTTTTCCCCGACAGCTTTTCTCGACCTCAGTGATGATGCCTTAAAAGAGATAGGCTTTAGCCGGCAAAAAACGCGTTATGTCCGTGGGTTGTCAGAGTCATTGCTTCGTGGTACATTGTCTCTTGAAACGCTTTCTTTGCAACATGATGACGCAATTCGTGCAAATCTTACGCAATTAAAGGGGATAGGTCGCTGGACAGCAGACATATACCTTTTGATGGCACTGGGGCGGCTTGATGTCTGGCCAGGTGGCGATCTGGCATTGGTCAAATCCATCCGACAAGTCAAACAGCTACCTGTCACTGCAACAGCTGATGACCTGGCAACGATTGCCAGCGCGTGGCAACCATGGCGCTCGGTGGCGGCCTGCATTTTATGGAATCACTACCTGATTCACATGACCCGCCGTGCCGTCACGAACAGTTAA
- a CDS encoding T9SS type A sorting domain-containing protein gives MILRYTTCLLFIFLCLGTFSVSAQDTGYQGCQEIDQLVEDECIALERLFENAGGLDWFNRTGWLRANQPCSWFGVTCNSKEWPLNVIKIELVDNNVSGGLPGELGNLHELQELIIENTSQRGGFEKLGNILPSTLATAKNLRVIRLGQNAIRGGIPNTYGRLQNLEVFDLHDNLLDGFLPDSLGRIASLTTINLSTNDLKGNIPPAWSALPNLESIDLSNNRLNGTIPEMLGDLQTLRSLRLNNNAFTGNIPRAIADLPELNWLFVSDNQLEGPLLPAIGQLKNQLSACSLENNSPNFCVPDREAYTTDASGLFCGVPVSSSCTICDTNTSIDGATCEGLESFYFDTRGYAWENNAGWLVHDSPCDWFGIGCENDNITELTLPNNNLDGNIPVELGQLSSLVALDLSQNELHGTLPFSVAALAPNMQTCSLSDNTVDLCVPENEQYRAIGLDPICQIPLTTSCTPLPAKISDVQAKIEGNLVIVSWVATSVNPASDFYVEKKAGNDFVQIGGTNGAAILQSPSPYELPLDAGPAGVHVYRVREDLPDGTANYSETIEIWTGVTAGFLVGAPYPNPAKSTAYLDLLVEAGDEVHVELYNALGQRIKTIFSGTLAPNTPHLLEVEKAQLAGGLYFIQVRGSAFSKVQTLVFRP, from the coding sequence ATGATCTTGCGCTACACAACATGTTTGTTGTTCATTTTCCTTTGCCTGGGCACCTTTTCGGTATCTGCACAGGATACTGGATATCAAGGCTGCCAGGAAATTGATCAGCTTGTTGAAGACGAGTGCATCGCACTGGAACGCTTGTTTGAAAATGCAGGTGGACTGGACTGGTTCAACCGCACCGGTTGGCTCAGAGCAAATCAACCGTGCTCCTGGTTTGGCGTAACTTGCAATTCCAAAGAGTGGCCCCTCAACGTTATCAAAATCGAGTTGGTCGACAACAACGTAAGCGGCGGCTTGCCTGGCGAGTTGGGTAACTTGCATGAACTGCAGGAGCTAATCATTGAAAACACCTCGCAGCGCGGTGGATTCGAAAAACTCGGCAACATCCTCCCCTCTACGCTTGCTACGGCAAAAAACCTGCGGGTTATTCGCCTCGGGCAAAATGCTATTCGTGGTGGTATTCCCAATACATACGGCCGTCTCCAGAATCTCGAAGTATTTGATCTACACGACAACCTGCTCGACGGCTTCCTGCCTGATTCTTTGGGCCGCATTGCATCCCTGACAACCATTAACCTGAGCACCAATGATCTGAAAGGCAACATTCCGCCGGCCTGGTCAGCATTGCCCAATCTTGAGTCGATCGACCTGTCTAATAACCGGCTAAACGGCACCATTCCGGAAATGCTTGGTGATCTCCAAACACTTCGCAGCCTCCGTCTGAACAACAATGCCTTTACCGGCAACATCCCGCGAGCTATCGCCGATTTGCCCGAACTAAATTGGCTTTTTGTATCAGACAATCAACTGGAAGGCCCCCTGCTGCCGGCTATTGGTCAACTTAAAAACCAATTATCTGCCTGCTCGCTGGAAAATAATAGTCCAAACTTTTGCGTCCCTGACCGTGAGGCCTATACCACAGATGCTTCAGGTCTTTTTTGTGGGGTGCCGGTATCCTCATCCTGTACCATTTGTGATACAAATACGTCTATCGATGGGGCAACGTGCGAAGGCCTGGAGTCATTTTATTTTGACACGCGCGGCTATGCATGGGAAAACAACGCCGGGTGGCTTGTCCACGATTCGCCCTGTGATTGGTTTGGTATTGGATGTGAGAATGACAACATAACAGAACTTACCCTCCCGAATAACAACCTCGATGGTAATATCCCTGTAGAACTCGGGCAGTTATCCAGCCTTGTTGCGCTTGATCTTTCACAAAATGAGCTGCACGGTACGTTACCTTTTTCTGTGGCGGCGCTGGCACCCAATATGCAAACTTGCTCACTTTCTGATAATACGGTCGATTTGTGTGTGCCAGAAAACGAACAATACCGCGCGATAGGCCTCGACCCGATTTGTCAGATTCCATTGACAACCAGTTGCACCCCGCTGCCGGCAAAAATAAGCGACGTTCAGGCCAAAATCGAAGGTAACCTTGTTATCGTTTCCTGGGTAGCCACGTCGGTTAACCCTGCATCAGATTTTTATGTTGAGAAAAAGGCAGGCAATGACTTTGTCCAAATAGGTGGCACCAACGGAGCAGCCATTCTGCAAAGCCCTTCCCCTTATGAGTTGCCGCTGGACGCAGGGCCGGCTGGTGTTCATGTTTACCGTGTTCGCGAAGACCTGCCAGACGGCACTGCGAATTATAGCGAAACCATCGAAATATGGACGGGCGTAACCGCTGGATTCCTGGTGGGCGCGCCCTACCCTAATCCAGCTAAAAGCACAGCCTACCTTGATTTGCTCGTGGAAGCTGGCGATGAGGTTCACGTTGAATTGTACAATGCCCTGGGCCAACGCATCAAAACCATTTTTTCAGGTACCCTCGCCCCCAACACCCCACATCTCCTCGAAGTAGAAAAAGCCCAGTTAGCCGGCGGCCTATATTTCATCCAAGTCAGAGGCAGCGCGTTCTCAAAAGTACAAACGCTCGTATTCAGGCCTTAA